The Klebsiella sp. RIT-PI-d genomic sequence GTCGCGGATCGCCTCGTCCATGTTGTCGATATAGTCAGCGACATTATCAGCCGGAATACCGCTGACCCAGCCAGTCCACGCGCTCTGGTTGCCGGTTTTGTCCACCAGCCGCGCGCGGTACCAGAATGTGACGCCGAATTTCAGGCCGAGCTGCTGGTAAGTTTTTTGCGGGTAAGGCACATCAGCCAGCAACAGCGGATTTGTGCCGGTTGCAGTCGCGCTGTACTGGATCTCGGTTTTAAGCGTATCCCCGGTCCCGGCCGGAAATTCCCAGTTCAGCATGACGCCAAAAATAATGCCCTGCGTTGAAAGACCAACAGGTGCGGAAGGTGATCCAACTTTACCAGTCAGCGTTTGCTCAGGTGAATAACCCCAGCCACTGGAAATTTCAGCGGCATTCATTGCGCGAACACGGACCAGATAACGGCCTGTGTAAATGGCCGGTACCTCAAAGCTGTTCGTGGCGCTGCGCGGAACATTAACCCAGTTACCTTCGTTACGGCGCCACTGTGCTTCATAGGCGATAGCATTGACAGCAGGCTCCCAGGTGGCACGCATTGTTTCAACGCTCACGCCCTGATTCACCACGGAATAACTGTCGATCAGGATGTTTTCTGGTGTCGCCTGATTACCGGGCGGAATAACGCTTATCGGACGCGGCTCGATGATCGCCCCGGTATCAATTCGTGCGTATTTGTCCGGATCGTGTGACGCGGCAGCAATGGTAAAAGTGCCATCATTATTATCGGAAACGCTGACCACGCGATACTGCTGCGCGTACAGTTCGTCGGACTCTACCACCCACACGCCTTCTGCCTGGGGGGTTTCGCTGAAAGCCGTTGTGACGGTAACAATTCGCCCGCTGATTTCCTGAATAGTACGCGTCTGAGCCGCGCCGGAAGGCAGGTTCAGGATTAAGCGATCGCCGGCCTTAGCATCAGCCTTGCGATCAAGAGTGATCACGCGGCCACTTACAGCGCTGATGCGCCCACCCGTCACTTTACCGGACAGCATTTCATCGGCGACCGCGATAATGTAGCCCGGCTGCGGGATATTACCGTCCAGCCCGACAGAGAACGTCACGACGCGATCTTTATTGTTGGTCAGGATGCCCCAGCGGCCTTTTCGGTTGGCTTCTGACTGACGGGTACAGCCGATTGCGGTCATTTCAAGCTGGTTGAAACCATAGCGAGCAACCAGGGCCTGTTCAAATACAGGCTCCATTGCATCACTGTAACCATTTTGTGGATCTGAATACGAAACCAGCGCATTCGTATAGCGGGTTTTGGCCGTGCTGCTGCTGTACGTGAACAGGCCATCAATGACATTAGCACGGGTATAGCTGAAGTCGATATCGCGTGGCATATCGGCCAGCGCAACGATCTTATCCCCGCCCCAGTACGTCATACCCCGAAAAATTGCAGCGAAGTCACGTATGACCGTATAAGCATCGTTGCGATCCTGGATATAAACGTCACACTTATAGCGCGGCTCGGTACCGTTGCCACCCTTACCATCAGGGACAGGCTGATCGCAGTATTGCGCAACCTGGTAGAGAATCCACTTATCGATATTCTCTGCGGTCAGACGATTACCCAGCCCGAAGCGCTCAGTCACGACCAGATCGTAAAATATCCACGCCGGGTTATCCGTCCATGCCCATTTAAAGCTACCAGTCCACGTACCACTGTATCTGCGGGTCAACGGATCATAGTTATCCGGCACGCGCACAACGCGCATTTTAGGTTCACAGGAAACCTGTGGAATATTACCGTTAAACTGACTGGAGTCGAATTCAATATATAACAGCGCCGTATTAGGGTAGCGGAGCTTGGCGTCAATAACTTCCGTGTAGCTTTGCAGCGTCATTGTATCGCCGATTTTCGCACTATGTGCATCAGCGGTAAGCTTACGAATGCGCACGGTCCAGCCCCGGCTGGCACGCGGTAAATCAATCCGGTGGCTGCGCTCATAACCTGAAGTGGTTTTGCCTGACACCGATGTATTAAGCACTGTCTGCCAGGTGCCGCCGTCGGTCTGCAAATCGACAGCGTAATTAATAATATTGCCGACTAAATCGCCGTTATTCTGCTGTCTGAAAATAGACGGCCATTTAAGGCGAAGGCGCACGGCGGACAACTGCATATTATTGAAGGTATGAGTCCACGCGGTATCGCTTGAAATCTCAGAGCCAACATTAATTTCGTTTACCGTAACCGGCATACCCTGAATATAGGTTTGCGCCTGGGTGCCGGGACGGAATTCCCATTTAACACCGGAAAAGTTTTCCGACCCATCACTGTTTATCAGTGGCGTGCCGTCAAGAAAAATACTCTTCCCGTCCAGCCCACCTTCAAACTCACCTTCGCCAAGCGCGAGCAGGATTTTTGCTTTTGCGATCGACTGCAGGTCGTCCGGTTGTTCTACGGGCGTGCGTTGTTTAGAGCCGCCGCCTTTGCGTCCTTTAATCTGGTTTGCCATATTGCACCCATAAAAAAACCGCCGGGCGGCGGTCTGAACTGTGGAGGTATTTTATTGCTGGTCTTCGACGTAAATCCCGGCTGAAAGCACTGCACCACCGATGCGCCGTTTACCGTAGCCCAACGGAACGGGATAACCCTGGGCAGTGGTGTTGGTTACGCTACCGAAGGCATAAGAGGCGCGGTTATCCGGATCCTGCTTACTGGCAAGCCCTGAGGGTTGCGGGGAAAGTAGCTGAACAACACCACCTATAGCCATTGATGCGCCTATAGCCGCAACCGTTCCCCAACTTCCAGCAAATGCAGTTCCGCCGATACCAACTGCTGCTCCACCAGTTACGAAAGCCGCCACGGTAACGAGGGCTACCCCTAAAATAGTTTGAAACATCCCAGCTCTCTTACTACCAATTATTACTGGAACGATTCGTACAACCTCATCTGAAACGGGAAAACCTAAGTCATCAATGCTAATATTTTTCTTTCCACTAAAGACAGAAAACGTTAAGCCACGACGCTTGCTGGATATCATAAATTGTTCAAATCCCTTTACAGTGGCTGCTAAAGCTCGGGTAGCCTCATGTGTCGTTCTGATTAAGCGGAAATGTGTTTTTCCAAATGTCTTACCAAGAATTCCCGAAAGTTCAATCCTTATCATTATCTCTTTCATAATGTCCTCATAAAAAAACCTGCCGTAGCAGGTCATGTAATTTTATAAGCATCGTTTTATGCCATTAACTCTTTCGTCAACACGATAACCAAACAATGCTCTCTGGTGATAAAAGTTAATGTGTGTTACGCCATTATCAGTGTACACATCGGCAATCTCACTTTGCGATTCCGAATAAATTGATTTGCCATTTTTGAGAGAAACATAATCTTGAATAAACACATTGCCATAACGAAAGACATTTTTTTGCCATTCATTCAAGATGCAATTAGAAACTACATCTGTTGATTTTGTAGAAGAAGTTGTATAGTCAGGCTTCTTTTCTCGTAGCTCTTGCATATTAACGCAGGCAGACAATGTAATTATAGAAATTGAAACCAGTAATTTTTTCATTGATATATTCCTTTCAAGAGGTCTACATCATGATAACAGATTAACATGCCTCAGGATCTTCATTGTGCGCTCCTGCCAGTATCCGCCATAAGGCACCCGGTTACTCAGCATCCCGTACATATGGTGCATCATCATGTTGCCTTCCAGCATGATCCCCGCGTGATTCCATTTAGCCGACTGCACCTGCATGATAATAAGATCCCCCGGTTGCGGGTTGCCGGTGAACTCACGAAAACCACATTCATACCAGCAGTCCTGATAAAAGTTATCAATGTACTGGTCCTCCCACCACGGGTAATCCACGCGGTAATCGCGTAGCTCTATACCATACGTCTGGCGATAGTGGCTCATCACCAGCCCCCAGCAGTCTAAATGACCGAGCACAAAAGGGCGCTCCAGCAATGGCAGTTCACCCCGCGGCTGAATGGTCCGTAAATCACCGTCCGGCCAGCTTACGATATGCCAGGGTAACAGCGTGGCGTCACACTGCGCTTTATCCAGTTCGCTCGGCTGCGTCGTGGCGTCGGGATGACTGTGCACGATAGCAGTGACTGCGCCCCAGTCTTCGGCAAGAGCATAATCCTCCGGAGACAGGTGAAAGTGTTCCTCTGGCTCGGTAGCCAGATTGCGGCACGGAAAGTAACGCTCGACGCGGCTTTTTTGCGCCACCACGCCGCAGCACTCGCGCGGGTATTCCAGCTCCGCATGCGCCATAATCGCTGAAAGAGTTTTTTCGCGCATGTCAGCTCCTGATTAGCGACGTGCCGGGAAAGCCACCAAAAGGCAGCTCGTTATTTTCGCCGAACCGTAGTTTGCAGGCGGTCAGCGTGCCGTTGCACTCGTCGCGAGACGGATCATCGACAGGCTTGTTATTTTTATCGAAGTAGCGGGTCCCGGCATAATCACATCCATCGCCGGAGCGGTATTTATTACGGATACACCAGGTACAGAGCGAATGTAGCTGCCGCGTGGGGATCATCAGCCCCTGTAAGTCCATCGGGCTGGACAGCGTAAATTCTACAATTTCATTTGTTTCGCTGTTCTTCGAATCGATGTACCAGACCTGCGTTTTTTCCTGCGTCGGATCCGCTGATGGATTGCCACCAGGGAAGTTTCGCGCGTCAAGGTATGCGGTCAGCGTGTCCCGGATGATTACTTTCGCCTGGAGAAGATCGTCATAGGCCAGGCACAAAGCCGTGATCGAGCTGTCCAGATTAGCGACCGTCAGTTTAGGCTGGGCACCGGCACCCGTAGTCGATGCCCCGATGTCCTCAATCTGACAGGGCCACGCTTTGTACTCTTCCCCCTGCCACCAGATAGATTTAGCTGTCAGCTTTTTCTCATCGCCGCCGGCGGCCTGAATTTCTTCCGGTGTATGGGCGATATTATGCGAATGAAAACGCATCGCATCACTGATGCCAAATGCGGTACCGTCAACAACAAAAAGCCGGACAGTGTTGCCCGGCTCCAGCTTCTGGTAATCACTGTTTAAACTCATGGTGCAAATGCCTGTGTAAAAGTTGCGGTGATGGTGAGAAGCGTTTTACCCCTCGCTGATTTTTTCAGGCTGTCGGGTTCAACACGCCAGAGCGCGAGCTCGCCGAACGGTGGTGTAAAAGAAAATGCTTTCGTTTTGTGGCGTCGCAGGAATGCATGTATCTCAAGCGCGGTGTCCGGCCTCCCGGTAAACGAGAAATCATATGTCAGAGTTTCATCGTTAATACCGGAGCCGGACACCTGCGCATAGCCGTCACCAAACTGTGCCTTTCTCACCACATCCTTACTGCTGGTAGTGGGCTGACTGGCTGCCTGAATGCGCCAGCCGAAATGTTCAATCGCCATTATTTACCTCTGCTTTGACCCACCCCAGAGGATCCCGCCGGGGCGACTTTCACGGGCAATACCGTCACGGACCGCTTTATCAATAACCTGCTGATAAGCGCGGCCAAGCTGATCGTTGTTACCTTTCGGCTGTGCGTTATCCTGCTGTGTGGTAACGCTGACAGGCGCGTAGACGTTGACACCAAAAGGAGAGGCACCCGCCGGGCTTCCACTGCCACCCACCAGCCCGCCTGTGGCATATCCACGCATAAGCCGGTAAAGATTGCCGACGCCAAGCCGGCTGGTGGCCTTTTTATGGAAAACGAACTCGCCGCGGTGAACAATCCCAGCAGGATCATACTTGCCGCCATGCCCCGTAAAGCCGCCACCGTCGTAACCGGGTGGGCGAAATGACGGTACCGCCAGAGACTGCCCGGTAGCAGGCATTTGAGCATTGCCCGAAATCCAGCCCATCGCGCTCTGAAGGGTGTATGCCACCAGCAACTGATTAGTGACCGACGCGATCATCTTCAGTATGGATGTTGTAAATTCCTTAAAGCTGGCCTTGCCGGTGGTGGTCAGCATGGTGAGCTGGTTCGCCAGTCCACTAAACGTCGACTGTGAAATCTGCTGAACGGAGGAAAACACATTCAAAGCTGAGTCCTGATATTCAGCCCAGCCTTTTTTGGCACCCGCCTGCCAGTCACTGCGAAGCTTATCCTCCGCTGCGTAATAATCATTAGCGGCGGTCAGTTGTTGCCTGAAACCGACGTCATCCAGACTACCGCCAGCATTCAGCCAGCCACTGCGCAATTGCGACAGCGCAGTCTCCCGGCTCGCCAGCCTGTCACTCATCACGACACCAGATTTAAGCGCAGCCTGCTTCTCTGCCATCTGAGTGGCATATTTGCTGGCCGTATCCATCCGTTTGTTCAGTTGCTCCTGGGCGGTGATCTGATCGCCAAGCAATGCTTTTTGCCGTGCCAGTTCCAGCACTTGGTCTTTGCTTGCCAGCAGAGACTGTTCCTGCTTCGATAACTGCCGGGTGCGTGCGGCTGCCTCGAGGACAGCAAACTTAGATTCAGTGGTATACAGGTCTTTGCGCTGCTGACTGATGGTGTCATTAACAGAGCGGTGTTCCTGAAGAGTTTTTAACTGTGCCTGAAGGGACAGTAGTTCGGTCTGCCCGGCATCCTCCAGGCGCTCACCGGCAGGAACGGTGTAGCCTTTCGCTTTGGGATTTTTAGAAGGGTGAAAGTCCTTATTGATCTGAGCAACTGCCCTCGTTCTTTCTTCTTCACTCCATAGCTCAGGTGCTTTGGCAACCTTTGACCAGAGGACAGTCAATGCGGCTGATCGCTGCTGCTGCCATGAGATATTTTTCGAGAGGATTTGATTCTGATAGATCAGAGATTCCGTCCGATCCTCATCAGCTTTTTTCGCCCTGGCCTGGGCTTCTGAATACCCTTCCTGAGATTTAACGACGAACTCGAGTTCTTTCTCCTGCTGACGTAATGCCAGTAACTCCTTATTTGCAGCACCGCCGTCACCGATGTTACCCATCCCGAAAATACCGGGACGCGATTGATCGGTTATTTCCTTAATCCTTTTCCTGACGCTTTCAAGCTGGTCAGCAGAAGTTTGCTTACGACCAATACCTAATGCAGCATCCCAGTATGCTTTCCACGTATCAGACACTCCCCGAACCACCCGGTCGATCAGACCGAGATTATCAAGAACCTGTTGACTGCGTTGCTGCTCGGCCTGTCCATAAGCCGTGGCTGCTGCTTCTCCTGCAGCCTCTTTATATCCTCGCTTCTCAAGAGATGAGATATATTCATACTGCGCTGATGAGAGATAATGAAGCTGGCTATTCAGCTCCTCAGAAGCTTTGGCTGGTGAGTCATAAAGTTTCCGGAAGTTAGCTATCGTAGTTTCAACTGATTGCCCAACAGCATCCTCCATTGCTGCAGCCGTCCTGGCTACAACCTCTAGTTTGCTGCCATCAAACTTTCCCGTGCCGACAATTTTTGCCAGAGTAGCCGATGCCTCGCCGATGGTTACACCTGCATCGTCAGCTATTTGCCTGGAAAGCTGGCCGAGCTGGCCTGCTGTTTTGCCGGCGTAACTCCCGGTAAGAATGAGTTGTTTATTGAACTCCTCAGCCTCTTTCGTGCCTTTATACCATGCTGTCGCCAGGAGAGATGCGACACCAACCAGCCCTCCCATTGCTGCTCTGGTAGGGGTCAAAAAACGTAGCAAGCCTTGACCATGTTCAACATTTTCAGCCAGGGAGTTGGCATTTTCAGAAAGCGATTCTGAAGAGTCATCCGTGGCCTCTTTGAAGCCAAGTAGTTCCTCTTTAATGAAACGGAGGAGACCACCTATACCTCCAAACGAATCACTTATTTGGCCCCCCTGCTGGATAAGAACCATCCATAGTGGCATTCCGCCAGCGATGGACGTTGCAATATCTGTAAACTGCGCCGGCAACATTCTTAATGCCTGCCGGTACTGGCCGGCGCTGATCCCGCCTTTCTTCCACGCTTCATCCTGCTCACGAAGCTTTGCGATTAAAGGAGCAGCCTGCTGGGAAACACCGAGCTGGGCTGCTTTCATATTCAGCAGCTCAGTATGCGATAGCGTCTGTGCATCGACCTGAGATTTGAGTTGTTCAATAAAACGCGCCCTGGTCCTCTCCGCCGTTTCCTCAGCCCGCTGCAAATCTTTCTGTCGGGCTGTTGTCTGGGATAACAGGGCGAGATAGTCCTGCTGCGTGATGTTCCCCTTGTCTCGCTCCCGACGAATCCGTTCCTGAATGGATGATAATGAGGACGTTTCACCTGTTAGTTTGCTGACGCTATCTATTTCACGGTAAAAGGAGGCTGCCAGCGCATCCTGCTGGTGCGCCAGCTGTGATGAGCGGGATTCATTTTCCCGTAGCTGCTGAGTTAACGCGGCAATCCGCTGATGGGCATCATCAACAGACCGGCTAACCGCCTGCATATTTGTACTGAGTCCAGCTGTGGCAGATGTCTGGCTGGACTGCATTTCAGATATTGCCGCAGAATTACCCGCGGCGGCTCTTGATAATGCAGCAGCCTGAGCGGCGGCTGCCTGCTGCATTCGCGACTGAACCTTGTCCGTTTCGTTAGCCAGGCCGCTGAACTGGTTTTTTATTCTGGCGACCTGCTCAGTAAACGTTGCGCTGTCAAGATCGAGATTAATAACCAGATCGCTAATCTGCTGGGCCATACCGGGTGCCTCCTGTGATCCCCTCCGCGGCCAGCATCATGGCATCGTCATCCTGTTCGTTATCCGCTGCGATCCCGGCTGACGGTGACAACAGGCTGAAATTTGCAGGGGTGATATCCGGATCCCGGTGCATGAGGGTAGAAATGGTGTAGAGCAGAGATGAAAAATGCGCATCCAGCTGCGCGTCCTGAAAAAAACGCTCCCGATAAAACAGATGCCAGTCCCCCAGTTCAGAGGACGTCATGCCAGCCAGCATGGCACGCCAGTCGGGCCGCCCAAACTCGCGCGCCAGCTTCAGGACAAAATCAAGCTCGCTGGCTAGGACTTTTCCACCGTAACAGCCTCATCATCCTCTGCATCGGCGTGGCTGGAATCGTCCTCAGGCTGCGGCTCATCAACGATCGGCGTAATCATCCCCGACAGGGTTTTAACGGCAACCTCTGCCTGACCGATGGCCCCGGCGGGCCACGAACTCATGACCTGACTGAACAGCTCATCCTCAGATGGTCCTGCGGGATCATTGTGCCAGAGTGAATACGAAATCAGTCGGGCGCTGTTGCGAATGCTCATACCTATCAGCTGAGTAGTCATTGCCTGCTCGCTCAGCTCGTCGCCAGCGGTCGCCAGTGCCTTTTCTTCACCGGCCAGATACTGCAGATAATTAATGCGCTGCAGCGCTGACAGCTCATACAGGGTGGTTGTCTGTCCGTTAAATTCAAAAGGTTCTTTCTTCAAAAACATACTGTTATCCTCAGGAGGCTGTAACGGT encodes the following:
- a CDS encoding tail assembly protein, coding for MKEIMIRIELSGILGKTFGKTHFRLIRTTHEATRALAATVKGFEQFMISSKRRGLTFSVFSGKKNISIDDLGFPVSDEVVRIVPVIIGSKRAGMFQTILGVALVTVAAFVTGGAAVGIGGTAFAGSWGTVAAIGASMAIGGVVQLLSPQPSGLASKQDPDNRASYAFGSVTNTTAQGYPVPLGYGKRRIGGAVLSAGIYVEDQQ
- a CDS encoding C40 family peptidase yields the protein MREKTLSAIMAHAELEYPRECCGVVAQKSRVERYFPCRNLATEPEEHFHLSPEDYALAEDWGAVTAIVHSHPDATTQPSELDKAQCDATLLPWHIVSWPDGDLRTIQPRGELPLLERPFVLGHLDCWGLVMSHYRQTYGIELRDYRVDYPWWEDQYIDNFYQDCWYECGFREFTGNPQPGDLIIMQVQSAKWNHAGIMLEGNMMMHHMYGMLSNRVPYGGYWQERTMKILRHVNLLS
- a CDS encoding phage minor tail protein L; translated protein: MSLNSDYQKLEPGNTVRLFVVDGTAFGISDAMRFHSHNIAHTPEEIQAAGGDEKKLTAKSIWWQGEEYKAWPCQIEDIGASTTGAGAQPKLTVANLDSSITALCLAYDDLLQAKVIIRDTLTAYLDARNFPGGNPSADPTQEKTQVWYIDSKNSETNEIVEFTLSSPMDLQGLMIPTRQLHSLCTWCIRNKYRSGDGCDYAGTRYFDKNNKPVDDPSRDECNGTLTACKLRFGENNELPFGGFPGTSLIRS
- a CDS encoding phage tail protein — translated: MAIEHFGWRIQAASQPTTSSKDVVRKAQFGDGYAQVSGSGINDETLTYDFSFTGRPDTALEIHAFLRRHKTKAFSFTPPFGELALWRVEPDSLKKSARGKTLLTITATFTQAFAP
- a CDS encoding phage tail tape measure protein, whose amino-acid sequence is MAQQISDLVINLDLDSATFTEQVARIKNQFSGLANETDKVQSRMQQAAAAQAAALSRAAAGNSAAISEMQSSQTSATAGLSTNMQAVSRSVDDAHQRIAALTQQLRENESRSSQLAHQQDALAASFYREIDSVSKLTGETSSLSSIQERIRRERDKGNITQQDYLALLSQTTARQKDLQRAEETAERTRARFIEQLKSQVDAQTLSHTELLNMKAAQLGVSQQAAPLIAKLREQDEAWKKGGISAGQYRQALRMLPAQFTDIATSIAGGMPLWMVLIQQGGQISDSFGGIGGLLRFIKEELLGFKEATDDSSESLSENANSLAENVEHGQGLLRFLTPTRAAMGGLVGVASLLATAWYKGTKEAEEFNKQLILTGSYAGKTAGQLGQLSRQIADDAGVTIGEASATLAKIVGTGKFDGSKLEVVARTAAAMEDAVGQSVETTIANFRKLYDSPAKASEELNSQLHYLSSAQYEYISSLEKRGYKEAAGEAAATAYGQAEQQRSQQVLDNLGLIDRVVRGVSDTWKAYWDAALGIGRKQTSADQLESVRKRIKEITDQSRPGIFGMGNIGDGGAANKELLALRQQEKELEFVVKSQEGYSEAQARAKKADEDRTESLIYQNQILSKNISWQQQRSAALTVLWSKVAKAPELWSEEERTRAVAQINKDFHPSKNPKAKGYTVPAGERLEDAGQTELLSLQAQLKTLQEHRSVNDTISQQRKDLYTTESKFAVLEAAARTRQLSKQEQSLLASKDQVLELARQKALLGDQITAQEQLNKRMDTASKYATQMAEKQAALKSGVVMSDRLASRETALSQLRSGWLNAGGSLDDVGFRQQLTAANDYYAAEDKLRSDWQAGAKKGWAEYQDSALNVFSSVQQISQSTFSGLANQLTMLTTTGKASFKEFTTSILKMIASVTNQLLVAYTLQSAMGWISGNAQMPATGQSLAVPSFRPPGYDGGGFTGHGGKYDPAGIVHRGEFVFHKKATSRLGVGNLYRLMRGYATGGLVGGSGSPAGASPFGVNVYAPVSVTTQQDNAQPKGNNDQLGRAYQQVIDKAVRDGIARESRPGGILWGGSKQR
- a CDS encoding phage tail assembly protein T encodes the protein MLAGMTSSELGDWHLFYRERFFQDAQLDAHFSSLLYTISTLMHRDPDITPANFSLLSPSAGIAADNEQDDDAMMLAAEGITGGTRYGPAD
- the gpG gene encoding phage tail assembly chaperone G yields the protein MFLKKEPFEFNGQTTTLYELSALQRINYLQYLAGEEKALATAGDELSEQAMTTQLIGMSIRNSARLISYSLWHNDPAGPSEDELFSQVMSSWPAGAIGQAEVAVKTLSGMITPIVDEPQPEDDSSHADAEDDEAVTVEKS